One genomic segment of Sminthopsis crassicaudata isolate SCR6 chromosome 4, ASM4859323v1, whole genome shotgun sequence includes these proteins:
- the CRIP3 gene encoding cysteine-rich protein 3 isoform X1 — protein sequence MKRPVSNEAWECGSGRGPKGAPVGLSHPSREPQSPEQRRSPGAMSWTCPRCQQPVFFAEKVSSLGQNWHRFCLKCERCHNVLAAGGHAEHNGKPYCHKPCYAVLFGPRGIKIGGVGSYMEEPPHPPTPITTMPLTAGSFSPPRSRTGLPQAKRARRSPTQVKTYAGETSLCPGCGNPVYFAEKVMSLGRNWHRPCLRCQRCRKTLTAGSHAEHDGFPYCHIPCYGYLFGPKGVNIGDVGCYIYDSVELKSD from the exons ATGAAGCGGCCCGTGTCCAATGAGGCTTGGGAGTGCGGCAGCGGGCGGGGTCCGAAGGGAGCCCCAGTGGGCTTAAGTCACCCGAGCCGGGAGCCCCAGAGTCCAGAGCAGCGCAGAAGCCCAGGAGCCATGAGCTGGACGTGCCCGCGCTGCCAGCAGCCCGTGTTCTTCG CTGAAAAGGTGAGCTCCCTGGGTCAGAACTGGCATCGATTCTGCCTGAAATGTGAGCGCTGCCACAATGTCCTAGCTGCGGGTGGACACGCTGAG CATAATGGAAAACCATATTGTCACAAACCATGTTATGCAGTCCTCTTTGGACCCCGGG GAATCAAGATTGGTGGAGTGGGCTCCTACATGGAAGAACCTCCCCATCCTCCAACTCCCATCACCACCATGCCTTTGACTGCTGGCAGTTTCAGTCCACCCAGGAGCAGGACAGGCCTCCCTCAGGCCAAGAGGGCAAGGAGGA GCCCCACACAGGTGAAGACGTATGCCGGTGAGACCTCCCTGTGCCCTGGCTGTGGGAACCCCGTTTACTTTG CTGAGAAGGTGATGTCCCTGGGCAGGAACTGGCATCGGCCCTGTCTCCGATGCCAGCGCTGCCGCAAAACCCTAACGGCAGGGAGCCATGCGGAG CATGATGGTTTCCCGTACTGCCACATCCCTTGCTACGGATACCTGTTTGGGCCCAAAG GTGTGAACATTGGTGACGTGGGCTGCTACATCTATGACTCCGTAGAGTTGAAATCTGATTGA
- the CRIP3 gene encoding cysteine-rich protein 3 isoform X2 translates to MKRPVSNEAWECGSGRGPKGAPVGLSHPSREPQSPEQRRSPGAMSWTCPRCQQPVFFAEKVSSLGQNWHRFCLKCERCHNVLAAGGHAEHNGKPYCHKPCYAVLFGPRGIKIGGVGSYMEEPPHPPTPITTMPLTAGSFSPPRSRTGLPQAKRARRSPTQVKTYAGETSLCPGCGNPVYFAEKVMSLGRNWHRPCLRCQRCRKTLTAGSHAEV, encoded by the exons ATGAAGCGGCCCGTGTCCAATGAGGCTTGGGAGTGCGGCAGCGGGCGGGGTCCGAAGGGAGCCCCAGTGGGCTTAAGTCACCCGAGCCGGGAGCCCCAGAGTCCAGAGCAGCGCAGAAGCCCAGGAGCCATGAGCTGGACGTGCCCGCGCTGCCAGCAGCCCGTGTTCTTCG CTGAAAAGGTGAGCTCCCTGGGTCAGAACTGGCATCGATTCTGCCTGAAATGTGAGCGCTGCCACAATGTCCTAGCTGCGGGTGGACACGCTGAG CATAATGGAAAACCATATTGTCACAAACCATGTTATGCAGTCCTCTTTGGACCCCGGG GAATCAAGATTGGTGGAGTGGGCTCCTACATGGAAGAACCTCCCCATCCTCCAACTCCCATCACCACCATGCCTTTGACTGCTGGCAGTTTCAGTCCACCCAGGAGCAGGACAGGCCTCCCTCAGGCCAAGAGGGCAAGGAGGA GCCCCACACAGGTGAAGACGTATGCCGGTGAGACCTCCCTGTGCCCTGGCTGTGGGAACCCCGTTTACTTTG CTGAGAAGGTGATGTCCCTGGGCAGGAACTGGCATCGGCCCTGTCTCCGATGCCAGCGCTGCCGCAAAACCCTAACGGCAGGGAGCCATGCGGAG GTGTGA
- the SLC22A7 gene encoding solute carrier family 22 member 7, whose product MGFEEILKEVGGFGRFQIRNVILLALPRILLPLNFLLPIFIAAVPTHHCALPAQEPLHNLTLETAWLETYLPRELDGSFSSCYRYLYPHPLPNTSQVEGEDQIVPCPEGWAYDQSQFYSTIATEWDLVCERKGLNRAVPTFFFIGVLVGAVIFGYLSDRFGRRPLLLVAYMSTLALGLVSTISVSYIMFVITRSLTGVALAGFTIIVLPLELEWLDIEHRTMAGVLGSSFWSAGVMLLALIGYLIRDWRWLVLAVTLPCALGIISLWWVPESARWLMTQDRIKEAQLYLLRCAALNGRPQAKEKLSIEALSLVAEREKIVRRPSYLDLFRTPRLRHISLCCMVVWFGVNFSYYGLSLDLSGLGLNLYQIQLLFGAVEVPSKMIVYLSIRYAGRRFTEVGALLGTALTVGTSLLLPSGVVAWRLVLGVAGKGFSEAAFTTAYLFTSELYPTVLRQTGLGLTALVGRLGGSLAPLATLLEGTWSPLPKVTYGGIALLASATALLLPETRHAELPETIQDVEEKRILPESREQGISMKVLQD is encoded by the exons ATGGGCTTTGAGGAGATCCTGAAGGAGGTGGGTGGCTTTGGCCGATTCCAGATTCGAAATGTGATACTGTTGGCACTGCCCCGGATCCTGCTTCCTCTGAACTTCCTCTTGCCGATTTTCATAGCTGCAGTGCCCACTCACCATTGTGCCCTGCCAGCCCAAGAGCCTCTCCACAACCTTACCCTAGAGACAGCTTGGCTGGAAACCTACTTGCCCCGGGAGCTTGATGGCAGCTTCAGCTCCTGCTACCGATATCTCTACCCACACCCACTCCCCAACACTAGCCAGGTGGAAGGGGAGGACCAAATTGTGCCATGTCCTGAAGGCTGGGCTTATGACCAATCACAGTTCTACTCTACTATTGCCACTGAG TGGGACCTAGTGTGCGAGCGGAAGGGACTGAACCGTGCCGTACCCACCTTCTTCTTCATTGGTGTGCTTGTGGGGGCTGTGATCTTTGGATACTTGTCTGACAG GTTTGGGAGACGCCCACTGCTCTTGGTAGCCTACATGAGCACGCTAGCCCTGGGCCTGGTCTCCACCATTTCTGTCAGCTACATCATGTTTGTCATCACCCGCAGCCTCACGGGTGTTGCCTTGGCAGGCTTCACTATAATTGTCTTGCCCCTAG AATTAGAGTGGCTAGATATTGAACATCGCACTATGGCTGGTGTCCTTGGCAGCAGCTTTTGGTCTGCGGGGGTGATGCTGTTGGCTTTGATTGGCTATCTGATTCGAGACTGGCGATGGCTGGTGCTGGCTGTGACCCTGCCCTGTGCCCTGGGCATCATCAGTCTCTG GTGGGTGCCTGAGTCGGCCCGATGGCTTATGACCCAGGATCGGATTAAAGAAGCCCAACTTTACCTCCTCCGATGTGCTGCGCTCAATGGTCGGCCCCAAGCTAAGGAAAAGCTAAGTATTGAG GCCCTGAGTCTGGTGGCTGAAAGGGAAAAGATAGTTAGAAGACCTTCCTACCTGGACTTGTTCCGGACACCCCGGCTCCGGCACATCTCCCTGTGCTGCATGGTGGTGTG GTTTGGGGTGAACTTCTCATACTATGGCCTGAGCCTGGACCTGTCAGGGCTGGGGCTGAATCTGTACCAAATACAGCTTCTGTTTGGGGCAGTGGAGGTGCCCTCCAAGATGATTGTCTACCTGTCAATACGCTATGCAGGGCGCCGCTTCACTGAGGTGGGGGCCCTGCTGGGCACTGCCCTCACTGTGGGCACTAGTCTGCTACTGCCCTCCG GGGTGGTGGCGTGGAGACTGGTCCTGGGAGTGGCTGGAAAAGGCTTTTCAGAAGCAGCCTTTACAACTGCCTACCTCTTCACATCAGAGTTGTACCCCACTGTACTAAG ACAGACTGGGTTGGGATTGACAGCTCTCGTGGGCCGGCTGGGGGGCTCCCTTGCACCACTGGCCACCTTGCTGGAGGGAACATGGTCCCCACTGCCCAAGGTCACCTATGGTGGGATTGCCCTTCTGGCTTCGGCCACTGCCCTCTTGCTGCCAGAAACTCGTCATGCAGAGCTTCCTGAAACCATCCAGGATGTGGAAGAAAAGAG GATCTTGCCAGAGTCCCGGGAACAGGGGATATCCATGAAGGTATTGCAAGATTAA